From one Enterobacter kobei genomic stretch:
- the queF gene encoding NADPH-dependent 7-cyano-7-deazaguanine reductase QueF (Catalyzes the NADPH-dependent reduction of 7-cyano-7-deazaguanine (preQ0) to 7-aminomethyl-7-deazaguanine (preQ1) in queuosine biosynthesis), which translates to MSSYDNHQALAGLTLGKSTAYRDTYDASLLQGVPRSLNRDPLGLHADNLPFHGGDIWTLYELSWLNSNGLPQVAVGQVELDYASVNLVESKSFKLYLNSFNQTRFARWDEVQATLQRDLSACAQGDVRVALYPLHELEGQPIASFSGICIDDQNIVIDNYDFSADYLQNAVSDQIVDETLVSHLLKSNCLITHQPDWGSVQIQYRGPQIDREKLLRYLVSFRHHNEFHEQCVERIFNDVQRFCQPEYLSVYARYTRRGGLDINPWRTNGDFTPSTGRLVRQ; encoded by the coding sequence ATGTCTTCTTATGATAACCACCAGGCGCTGGCTGGCCTGACCCTCGGTAAATCCACCGCGTACCGCGATACCTACGACGCCAGCCTGTTGCAGGGTGTGCCGCGCAGCCTGAACCGCGATCCGCTCGGCCTGCATGCTGATAATCTGCCCTTCCACGGCGGCGATATCTGGACGCTGTATGAGCTGTCATGGCTGAACAGCAATGGTCTGCCGCAGGTGGCGGTCGGTCAGGTGGAGCTGGATTATGCCAGCGTCAATCTGGTGGAATCCAAGAGCTTTAAGCTCTATCTCAACAGCTTTAACCAGACGCGTTTTGCCCGTTGGGATGAGGTGCAGGCCACGCTGCAACGCGATCTCAGTGCCTGTGCCCAGGGCGACGTGCGCGTGGCGCTGTATCCCCTTCACGAACTGGAAGGTCAGCCCATCGCCTCTTTCAGCGGCATCTGCATTGACGATCAGAATATCGTGATCGATAACTACGACTTCAGCGCCGACTACCTGCAAAACGCCGTCAGCGATCAGATTGTCGACGAAACCCTGGTCAGCCACCTGCTGAAATCCAACTGCCTGATCACCCACCAGCCGGACTGGGGATCGGTGCAGATCCAGTATCGCGGGCCGCAAATCGATCGTGAAAAACTGCTGCGCTATCTGGTCTCATTCCGCCATCACAACGAGTTTCATGAGCAGTGCGTCGAGCGCATTTTCAACGATGTGCAGCGTTTCTGTCAGCCGGAATACCTGAGCGTGTACGCGCGCTATACCCGTCGCGGCGGGCTGGATATCAACCCGTGGCGCACGAACGGCGACTTTACGCCCTCCACCGGACGGCTGGTTCGGCAGTAA
- the ppnN gene encoding nucleotide 5'-monophosphate nucleosidase PpnN produces the protein MITHISPLGSMDMLSQLEVDMLKRTASSDLYQLFRNCSLAVLNSGSLTDNSKELLSRFESFDINVLRRERGVKLELINPPEDAFVDGRIIRALQANLFAVLRDILFVNGQIHSAGRYQHLDLESSIHITNLVFSILRNARALHVGEAPNMVVCWGGHSINETEYLYARRVGTQLGLRELNICTGCGPGAMEAPMKGAAVGHAQQRYKEGRFIGMTEPSIIAAEPPNPLVNELVIMPDIEKRLEAFVRIAHGIIIFPGGVGTAEELLYLLGILMNPANQDQVLPLILTGPKQSADYFRVLDEFIVNTLGEGARRYYRVIIDDAHEVARQMKKAMPLVKENRRDTGDAYSFNWSIRIAPELQVPFIPSHENMANLKLYPDQPVEILAADLRRAFSGIVAGNVKEAGIHAIEKYGPYKIHGDSDMMRRMDDLLQGFVAQHRMKLPGSAYIPCYEIMT, from the coding sequence TTGATTACACATATTAGCCCGCTAGGCTCAATGGATATGTTGTCGCAGCTGGAAGTCGATATGCTTAAACGCACGGCCAGCAGCGACCTTTACCAGCTGTTTCGTAACTGTTCACTTGCCGTACTTAACTCAGGGAGTCTGACCGATAACAGCAAAGAGCTGCTGTCGCGTTTTGAAAGTTTCGATATTAACGTTCTGCGCCGCGAGCGCGGCGTGAAGCTTGAGCTGATCAATCCCCCGGAAGACGCGTTTGTGGATGGCCGCATCATTCGCGCATTACAGGCCAACCTGTTTGCCGTGCTGCGCGACATCTTGTTCGTTAACGGACAGATCCACAGCGCAGGTCGTTACCAGCATTTAGATCTGGAAAGCTCCATCCACATTACCAACCTGGTGTTTTCGATCCTGCGTAACGCCCGTGCGCTGCACGTCGGTGAAGCGCCGAATATGGTGGTGTGCTGGGGCGGCCACTCGATTAACGAGACCGAATACCTGTACGCGCGTCGTGTTGGCACCCAACTGGGCCTGCGTGAACTGAACATCTGCACCGGCTGCGGGCCGGGGGCGATGGAAGCGCCGATGAAAGGCGCAGCGGTCGGTCATGCGCAGCAGCGCTACAAAGAAGGCCGCTTTATCGGTATGACCGAGCCGTCGATTATCGCCGCTGAACCGCCGAATCCGTTGGTCAATGAGCTGGTGATCATGCCGGACATCGAAAAGCGTCTGGAAGCCTTCGTGCGTATTGCCCACGGCATTATCATCTTCCCGGGCGGCGTCGGTACGGCAGAAGAGCTGTTATATCTGCTGGGCATTCTGATGAATCCGGCCAACCAGGATCAGGTGTTACCGCTGATCCTCACCGGACCAAAACAGAGCGCCGATTACTTCCGCGTGCTCGACGAGTTTATTGTGAATACGCTGGGCGAAGGCGCGCGTCGTTATTACCGCGTGATTATCGATGATGCTCACGAAGTGGCGCGACAGATGAAAAAGGCGATGCCGCTGGTAAAAGAAAATCGTCGTGATACCGGCGATGCCTACAGCTTTAACTGGTCGATTCGTATTGCGCCGGAGTTGCAGGTGCCGTTCATCCCGTCCCATGAAAATATGGCGAACCTGAAGCTCTATCCGGATCAGCCGGTGGAGATTCTGGCAGCGGACCTGCGCCGCGCCTTCTCGGGGATTGTCGCCGGGAACGTCAAAGAAGCCGGGATCCACGCCATTGAAAAATATGGGCCGTATAAGATCCACGGCGACAGCGACATGATGCGCCGCATGGACGATCTGCTACAGGGCTTTGTTGCCCAGCACCGCATGAAGCTGCCAGGCTCGGCGTATATTCCGTGCTATGAAATCATGACCTGA
- a CDS encoding HAAAP family serine/threonine permease, translating to METIQTSTVAAVETRSAWRKTDTMWMLGLYGTAIGAGVLFLPINAGVGGMIPLIIMAIIAFPMTFFAHRGLTRFVLSGKNPGEDITEVVEEHFGIGAGKLITLLYFFAIYPILLVYSVAITNTVDSFMTHQLGMTPPPRFILSLLLIVGMMTIVRFGEQMIVKAMSILVFPFVFALMLLALYLIPQWSGAALETLSFDAAASTGKGLWMTLWLAIPVMVFSFNHSPIISSFAVAKREEYGDAAEKKCSRILAFAHIMMVLTVMFFVFSCVLSLTPADLQAAKDQNISILSYLANHFNAPIIAWMAPIIAIIAITKSFLGHYLGAREGFNGMVIKSLRSRGKTIEISRLNKITALFMLVTTWIVATLNPSILGMIETLGGPIIAMILFLMPMYAIQKVPAMRKYSGHISNVFVVCMGLIAISAIFYSLFS from the coding sequence ATGGAAACAATTCAAACCAGCACTGTGGCTGCCGTAGAAACGCGCAGCGCATGGCGTAAAACCGACACCATGTGGATGCTGGGCCTTTATGGCACTGCAATCGGCGCAGGTGTGCTCTTCCTGCCGATCAACGCCGGTGTCGGCGGTATGATCCCGTTAATCATCATGGCTATCATCGCCTTCCCGATGACGTTCTTTGCTCACCGTGGTCTGACCCGTTTTGTGCTTTCCGGTAAAAATCCTGGGGAAGATATTACTGAAGTGGTAGAAGAACACTTTGGTATCGGCGCAGGTAAACTCATCACCCTGCTCTATTTCTTCGCTATCTACCCGATCCTGCTGGTTTACAGCGTAGCGATCACCAATACCGTTGACAGCTTTATGACCCACCAGTTGGGCATGACGCCGCCACCGCGCTTCATTCTTTCTCTGCTTCTGATTGTCGGCATGATGACCATCGTGCGCTTCGGCGAGCAGATGATCGTGAAAGCGATGAGCATTCTGGTGTTCCCGTTTGTGTTCGCGCTGATGCTGCTGGCCCTGTACCTGATCCCGCAGTGGAGCGGTGCCGCGCTGGAAACGCTGTCGTTTGATGCGGCGGCCAGCACCGGTAAAGGCCTGTGGATGACCCTGTGGCTTGCTATCCCGGTAATGGTGTTCTCGTTCAACCACTCTCCGATCATCTCCTCCTTCGCCGTGGCGAAGCGTGAAGAGTACGGCGATGCTGCTGAGAAGAAATGCTCCCGCATTCTGGCGTTCGCACACATCATGATGGTGCTGACGGTGATGTTCTTCGTGTTCAGCTGCGTGCTGAGCCTGACGCCAGCTGATTTACAGGCTGCGAAAGATCAGAACATCTCTATTCTGTCTTACCTGGCTAACCACTTTAACGCGCCGATCATCGCGTGGATGGCACCGATTATCGCCATCATCGCCATCACCAAATCTTTCCTCGGTCACTATCTGGGTGCGCGTGAAGGCTTTAACGGTATGGTGATCAAATCCCTGCGTAGCCGTGGCAAAACCATTGAAATCAGCCGCCTGAATAAAATCACCGCGCTGTTTATGCTGGTAACCACCTGGATTGTAGCGACCCTGAACCCGAGCATCCTCGGCATGATCGAAACCCTGGGCGGTCCGATTATTGCGATGATCCTGTTCCTGATGCCGATGTACGCTATCCAGAAAGTCCCGGCGATGCGCAAATACAGCGGCCATATCAGCAACGTCTTCGTTGTCTGCATGGGTCTGATTGCGATCTCCGCTATCTTCTACTCCCTGTTCAGCTAA